Part of the Jatrophihabitans sp. GAS493 genome, GCGTGGGCGACCCAGCTGTCGGAGAAGGAGGAGAAGTACGCGTACTCGGAGAAGATCTCGTCCGGGTCGATGTAGTCGGGCAGCTGAACCAGCAGGCAGGAGGGGCAGAGTCGCACATGCAGCGGATAGGTGCGCTCCATCGCGTCGAGCTCGTCGGCGACCAGGAAATTCTCACACGGCGGGGACATTCCGAGGTCGACAAAGGTCTCGCTCAACGGGGTCTGACAGAGCCGGCACAGCGGGAGATTCTCCACGGTCACGCGCTCGCTGCCCTCTCTGTCGTCCATCTCAATCGCCGTTGAGGCAATTGCTACTCACCAGTATGAGCGGAATCCTACGTGGATCCGGACAAAGCGTCCTGTTGACCGGGGTGCGCTAACTTCGACCCGTGAGCAACCCGCACTCCGCCTCGGCCCGAGTGGTCAACTTCGTGATGATGAACCCCAACAAGCGCGGCCCGGTCGAGCTGCAGCTGGCCGAGATGGCCCGGCTCTGGAGCGCGGGCGGCGGGGAGTTCGTCTGCTACTTCATCGCCGCCCCGCCGCCCTGGTACGCAGCCCTGCTCGCCGAGGCCGGGGCCGAGGTCGGCGTCCTGGAGGGGGTCGTGGACCAGGGCAGCTGGAACCGCGCGGTGGCCGCCGCGGCCGCGGTCGAGAAGCCCGCATTGGCCCACTTCCACTTCGGCCGGCATGACACTGCCGCGCAGTTGGTGCAGTCAGGGGCGGTGGTGATCCGCACCGAACACTCGGAGCGCAAGCGCGAGCGGGGCGAACCCCTGCGCCGGCTGGCGCGCCACCGTCGCCAGCGCCACCTGCACTCCTTCATTGCCGTCTCCGACTACCTGGCCGCCCAGACCCGCCGCGACTATCTGGTCTCGGCCGCACGGGTCAAGCGCATCCACAACGGAGCCGACCTGGAGCACTTCAGGCCCCGCCCGGAGGCCGAGCGGCGTGAGCTGCGGCAGCGACTGCTGGGCATCAGCGACGACCGGGTGGTAATCACCCAGGCCGCCTTCCTCGACGCGCGCAAGCGCCAGGACCTGCTCATTCGAGCCATGCCGGAACTGCTGGCGACGGGCCGACCGGCCCACCTGGTACTGGCCGGCGGCGGAACTCAGGAGGCGGCGCTGCGCAGCCTGATCAGCGAGCTCGGGGTGCAGGATCGGGTGAGCCTGCTCAGCGGCGACAACGACATCGCTGCACTCTATGCCGCCTCCGACGTCGGGGCGCTGCTCACCGATCGGGAGGGGCTGGGGGGCAGCGCCATCGAGGCGATGGCCTGCGGGCTGCCGCTGGTCGCCTCCGATCGGGGTGGGTTGCGCGAGGTGCCCGAGGTCGGGGTGAGCGGAGTGCTGGTGGATCACGACGTACCGGCGCAGACCATCGGCGCGCTGGGCTGGTTGATCGACGATGCCGAGCTACGGCACCGGATGGGGTCGGCCGCGCTGATCCGGGCCCGAGCCCATTTCGACCAGCGACGGGCCGCCGCGCAGACCGTGCAGCGCTATCACGAGGTTCTCACCGACGGCCACTCGCACAGCGTCCACCGCGACTAGCCGGCTTCGGCTTCGGCTTCGGCTTCGGCTTCGGCAAGGTAGTGCTGCCAGGCGGCCCAGGCGCTGGAGACCATGTCGTCCAGGTCGTGACTGGCCTGCCAGTCGAGGTCACGCCTGATGGCGGCCACCGAGCCGACGATGCGGGCCGGATCGCCGGGTCGGCGCGGCTGCACGGTCGGGGTGAAGTCGATGCCGGTGACCCGGGCGATGGTGTCCATCACCTCGCGCACCGAGGAGCCCTCCCCCCGTCCCACGTTATAGGCCGGGGCACAGACGCCCCCGCTCTCGAGATTGCGGGCCGCGGTGACGTGCGCCTGGGCCAGGTCGACCACGTGGATGTAGTCCCGCACGCAGGTGCCGTCCGGGGTGGCGTAGTCGCCGCCGTTGATCCGTGGGGTTTCGCCGGCGGCCAGGGCCCGGAAGACCATCGGAAAGAGGTTGTACGGGCTGTGGTCGGCCCGGAACTCCGGCCCCGAACCGACGACGTTGAAGTAGCGCAGCGAGGTGTGGCGCAGTTGCGGGTCGACGACGGCGCAGTCGCGCAGCAGCCACTCGCTGATCACCTTCGACTCACCGTAGGGACTCTGCGGCCGCGGCGGCTCCTGCTCGTCGACGATCTCCAGATCCGGCGTGCCGTAATAGGAGGCGCTGGAGGAGAGGACGAAGCTGCGGATCTGCCGGGCCAGCACCGCCTCCAGCAGCACCTGCATGCCGGTGACGTTCTGCCGGTAGAAGTGCAGCGGCTGCCCCACGGACTGGCCGGCGTACTTGACCCCGGCCAGGTGCACGACACCGGTGACGCCGTACTCGTCGAGCACGTGGGCCACCGCGTCGGCGTCGGTGATCGACCCTTCGACGAAGGGGACGTCGTCGGGGACGTAGTGGCGAAAACCTGAGGAGAGGTCGTCGAGCACGACCGTCGGGGTATCGGCCTGGGCGAAGGCGATGAGCACGTGCGATCCGATGTAGCCGGCGCCGCCGGTCACGAGCCAAGTCATGCAGGTAGGTTAGCGGCCCATTCCTGAGGTTTCCTGATCCACACCCCGCATCGCGTCACCCCGGCGTGGATGCGTTGTCGAACGCAGCGGATGGTGCACGCTCGACCCATGCCGTCTCCCAACTCTCAGGCCTCGACCGATCCCCCGAAGAAGCCCGATCTGCCGGCCCATCGTGGCCACGGGCACCGGCAGCAGGGTCGCGGGGAGAACCGCCTGCCCCCGGCCCTGGCCGTCGTGGTGGCGATCGGCCTCTACGCGCTCTTGCCGCAGTCGCTGCTGCTCGGCCCGCGGCTGCTGCTTCCGGCCCTGGAGGTAGTGCTGCTGCTGGCCCTGGTGATCACGCACCCGCACCGCCTGGACGAGGAGTCCCGCCTCTCCCGCATCATCTCGCTGGCGCTCACGGCGATCATCATCCTCACCAACCTCACCGCGCTCGGGCTGCTGGTCGATCACCTCACCCAACACAATGCGAAGGGTGGGTCACTTCTGGTGGCCGGCCTGCAGGTCTGGGCGACGAACGTGATCGCCTTCGGCCTCCTCTTCTGGAACATCGACCGGGGCGGCCCGGTGGCGCGCAGCAAGCTACCCCGCGACAAGCTGCCGCTGGCCGATTTCCGGTTCAGCCACGACGAGGACCATGACGCGGTCGTCGAGGTGGCGGCCGGCTCCAGTCGCTCCGCCGACTGGGCCCCCACCTTCGTGGACTACCTCTACGTGTCGACCACGAACTCCAGCGCGTTCAGCCCGACCGACACGATGCCACTCTCCAGTCGGGCCAAGATGCTGATGGCGCTGGAGGCCACGTCGGCACTACTCGTATCACTGCTCGTCATCGCACGGGCCGTGGGTTCGTTCACCTGACGAGCGAGACGGTCCAGACGATCTGCTACTCACGACCGACTACGTCGGCTACTCACGACCGACTACGTCGGCTACTCACGACCGACTACGTCGGCTAAGACCTTCGCGCACCAGGTCAGCAGCGGCACATCGCGCAGCGGCTCGCCACCGAACTTCGCTTCGGTGAACTTGCCGTCCTTCCCGACTATCCCCTTCGGCCGCGGCACGCTGACCGTGGCCACCGCCTGCTTGTAGAGCGACTTGTCGAAGAGGCGCTTGAGCCGGATCTGGGCCGACTCGGCCAGTTCGAGCGGGCCGAAGCGAATCGTGTTCCCCTGCATCGAGACCTCGGTGAGGCCATAGCTGCGAGCCAGCACCTTGAAGCGGGCCACCGCCAGCAGGTTGGAGACCGGTTCCGGGATCGGCCCGAAGCGGTCGATGAGTTCCAGCCGGACGGCCTCCACCGCCTCGTCGGATGAGGCCGAGGCCAGCGCCCGGTAGGCCTCCAGCCGTAGCCGCTCGCCGGGCAGGTAGTCGTAGGGCAGGTTGGCGTCCACCGGCAGATCCACCTTGACGTCGACGAACTCCTGCTCGGTCTCGCCGCGGAACTCGGCCACCGCCTCGCCGACCAGGCGAACGTAGAGGTCGAAGCCCACTCCGGCGATGTGCCCGGACTGCTCACCGCCGAGCAGGTTTCCGGCGCCCCGGATCTCCAGATCCTTCATAGCCACGGCCATGCCGGCCCCGAGCTCGGTGTGCTGGGCAATCGTGGCCAGGCGATCGAGTGCCAGCTCGGTGAGCGGCTTCTCCGGCGGGTAGAGGAAGTAGGCGTAGCCACGTTCCCGGGAACGCCCGACCCGGCCGCGCAGCTGGTGCAGTTGCGAGAGGCCGAACATGTCGGCCCGTTCCACGATCAGCGTGTTCGCGTTGGGGATGTCCAGCCCCGACTCGACGATGGTGGTGGAGACGAGAACGTCGAAGCGATTCTCCCAGAAACCCAGCATGATCTGCTCGAGCGCGTCCTCCCCCATCTGCCCGTGAGCCACCGCGATCCGCGCCTCGGGCACCAGCTCGGCCAGCTTCGCCGCCGCCCGGTTGATCGACTCCACCCGGTTGTGGATGTAGAAGACCTGCCCGTCGCGGAGCAGCTCGCGGCGCACCGCGGCCGCGATCTGCCGGCTGTCATGCGCCCCGACGAAGGTGAGGATCGGGTGCCGCTCCTCCGGCGGGGTGAGGATCGTCGTCATCTCCCGGATTCCGGTGAGCGACATCTCCAGGGTGCGCGGGATCGGAGTGGCCGACATCGTCAGCACATCCACCGAGGTCCGCAGCGACGTCAGGTACTCCTTGTGCTCGACGCCGAAGCGCTGCTCCTCATCGACGATGACCAGACCGAGGTCCTTGAAGCGGACGGTCTGCTGCAGGATGCGGTGCGTACCGATGACGATGTCGACGCTGCCGTCGTGCAATCCGGCCAGCACCTTGTCGGCATCCGACGACGCCGTGAAGCGGGACAACTCCCGCAGCTGCACCGGAAACTGCGACATCCGCTCGGAGAACGTGGTGTGGTGCTGGTGGGCCAGCAGCGTGGTCGGCACCAGCACCGCCACCTGCTTGCCGTCCTGGACCGCCTTGAAGGCGGCCCGTACGGCGACCTCCGTCTTGCCGTAGCCGACGTCGCCACAGATCACCCGATCCATCGGCAGCGACTTCTGCATGTCGGCCTTAACCTCGTCGATGGCGGCCAGCTGATCGGGGGTCTCGACGTAGGCGAAGGCATCCTCGAGCTCTCGCTGCCACGGGGTATCCGGGCCGAAGGCATAACCCTTCGTTGCCATTCGAGCGGAGTAGAGCCGGATCAACTCGGCCGCGATCTCCTTGACCGCCTTGCGAGCCCGGCCCTTCGTCTTGGCCCAGTCCGCTCCACCGAGGCGGTTCACCGACGGGGCCTCGCCACCGACGTACTTGGTGACCTGATCGAGGGAGTCGGTCGGGACGAAGAGCCGGTCGGCCGGCTGCCCCTTCTTCGAAGCCGCGTACTCGATGATCAGGTACTCACGCTCGCCACCGTTGATGGTGCGCCGCACCATCTCCACGTACCGCCCGACACCGTGCTGCTCGTGCACCACGAAATCACCGGCGGCCAGGTGGATCGGGTCGATCGCGTTGCGCCGCCGGGTCGGCATCCGGCTGGAGTCCTTGGTCAGCGAACCACGCTGGCCGGTGAGGTCGGTCTCGGTGAGGACCACGATCTTCATCGACGGCGAGTAGAGACCGCCGAGCAGCGAACCCGTGGTCACCAGCGCCATCCCGGCCTCGGGCACCGGCACCGCCTCCAGACGGGCCGGCACCTCGGCGTCGCTGAGCCGTTCGACGGTCCGCTTCGCGGTGCCGTGGCCGTCGAGCACGAGCGCCACCTGCCAGCCGTCGCGGGTCCAGTTGCGCAGGTCGACGACCGCCGCCTCCAGATCGCCCCGGTAGGTCGGAGCCGGCTCGAAGGTCGAGGTGATCGTCTGGGCCGAGTCGCTGCCGAAGGGGGTGATCCCCCACCACGGCAGCCCCATCCCGATCGCCTCGTCACGCACCTCGTCGAAGGAGCGCAGCGAGGCCGCCCCCAGATCCACCGGCGCTCTGCCACCACCGGCCGCGGCGGCCCAGGAGGCGGCCAGGAACTCCTGGGAGGTGCTCACCAGGTCGGCCGAGCGGGACCGCACGCGCTCCGGGTCACAGACGATGACGTGCGTTCCGACCGGCAGCTCGTGCAGCACCAGGGTGAGTTCATCGACCAGCGCCGGCGCGAGTGCCTCCATCCCCTCCACCGCAGTGCCCAGGCTGATCGGCTCGAGCAGTTCGCCTAGCTCGGGGTGCTCGGCCAGCAGCGCCGCGGCCCGTTCCCGCACCGAGTCGGTGAGCAGCATCTCCCGACACGGCGGAGCCCAGACGCCGTGCTCGGCGATCTCCAGCGACCGCTGGTCGGCCACCTTGAAGTAGCGCACCTCCTCGATGTCGTCGCCCCAGAACTCGACCCGCAGCGGGTGCTGCTCGGTGGGTGGGAAGACGTCGAGGATGCCGCCGCGGACGGCGAACTGGCCGCGGTTCTCGACCAGATCGGCCCGTGAATACCCGGCGTTCACCAGGTCGGCGACGATGGTGGCCAGGTCGCGATCGGTGTCGCCGGCGCGGAGCGAGACCGGCGTCAGGTGGCCGAGTCCGGGCACCTGCGGCTGCAACACCGACCGCACCGGGGCCACCACCACCGAGAGTGGCCCGGAGGCCGGGTCATCGGTCGAGGGGTGGGCCAGGCGGCGCAGCACGGCCAGCCGCTGCCCGACCGTATCGGCCCGCGGCGAGAGCCGCTCGTGCGGCAGCGTCTCCCAGCCGGGGTAGAGCGCGACCGTGTCCGGATCGAGCAGGCTGCCGAGCGCGGTGACCAGATCCTCGGCCTCGCGGGCGGTGCTGGTCACCGCGAGGACCGTCCGGGAGGTGCGGGCGGCGAAGCCCGCGATGGCGAAGGCCTGGATCGACGGTGGGCCGGTGAGGGTGAGAGTGGGCTGATCGACACTCTCGATCAGGGTGGTCAGGGAGGGTTCGGCGACTGCGAGTTCTCGCAATCCAGACAGGCTCATTCGGGTCCTCAGCTGGTTCAGGCACAGCAGAAATATCCCCATTCCAGCTTCGGAGGGGGATTCTCCAAGCGTACCCGCGGCCACTGACAAGGCAGCCCGCGTCGCGAGAAGGCCAGACGGCCAGCTACAGCTGAGCGGCGGCGGCCTTGGTGACGGCGATGAGGTCGTTCTTCACCTGCGCGGCTCGCTCTGCGGTGGCCGGCGACCCCAGCGTGGCTTGGATCGAGAGCGCCTTGTTCCCCTTGCGGGCATGCAGGACGTAGGTCGTCGGCAGCAGGTACGCGTCATCTCCGACGCCCGACACCGGCACCGCCCCGGTGGCCGCCGCCTTGGCCCGCGCGAAGGCAGCCGGCGTCGTCGTGGCCAGCGACATCGTCACGCTGCCGCCGGCCTTCGCGTTGGAGGACGTGAGGGTGAAGATGCAGAGCGGGCTTCCGATGCCGCTGGTGGTCGCGACGGACTTGGTCACCACGGCCCCGAAGGCGGTCTTGACGTCGGAGGTTGAGGCGATACGGCAGTTCGGCCCGGAGGCGGCGGTCTGCCCTTCGGCCCCCGGAAGCAGCGAGGAGGGGGCGGTGGAGGGGGTTGCCGAGGCAGTGGGGGCGGCAGTCGGCGCGGACGTGGCGGCTGTGCCCGGGGGGCGGGTGGCTGCGGTGCCGGAGGTTGCGCCCGCGGCGGTCGGGGCGGAGCCGGTGGCGGGTGTGGAGGCACTTGCCGACTTACCGGAGTCGTGACCGCAGGCGCTGAGGGAGAACGTCAGGGCAGCAGCACCCAGCAACGCGGCTCCAATTCGAAACTTGGTAGACCGTGACTGCTCTGTTCCCATTTGCGGCATTCCCCTGCTACCTCGGAGCAACTCATCTAGCCTTGAACCCTATGGGTTCGCACCTGCGCGGACCACTCAGACTTAGCCTTCCCACATGAGCCACCAAGATTGAGCGAGTGTCCGGTGGCTCCACACGACAGCGATGAGGGAGACTTACGCGGTGACCAGCGTGATAGTGCCTGCTCACGACGAAGCGAAGGTGATCCTGCGGCTGCTGGATGGCGCACTGGCCGACGCCGCACCCGACGAGTTCGACGTGGTCGTGGTCTGCAACGGCTGCACCGACGACACCGCGGCCCTGGCTCGCAGCCGACCGGGCGTTCGGGTTGTCGAGATCGACGCCGCCTCCAAGGTCGCCGCCCTGAATGTCGGCGATCGTCACGCGCGGGACTTTCCGCGGATCTATCTCGACGCGGACATCGAACTCAGCACGCAGTCGCTGCGCCTGGTTCGGGACGCCCTGGCCGAAGCCCCCGCGGCCGCCCCGATGCCGGTCGTCGATACCCGCGGCGGCAGCCCGCTGGTTCGCGGGTACTTCGCCATCTGGTCGCGACTGGGCTACACCACCAGTCACGTCCTTGGATCCGGCGTCTATGGCCTCTCCGAGAGCGGGCGCGAGCGTTTCGGGGAGTTCCCCGACCTCATCTCCGACGATGGTTTCGTCTACTGCCAGTTCGCCCCGTCCGAGCGTCACAACCCCCCGGGTGCGAGTTTCACCATCAGAGCACCGCGCACCGTCGCGACGCTGGTTAAGCGGCGCGTCCGCATCATCGCCGGCAACATCGAACTGGAACGCAAAACCGGTCTGCAGCCGCAGCACGACGGCCCCGGCTGGCTATCGGTGGTGTGGCACAACCCGCGCCTGGCATTCGCCGCCCCCTTCTTCGTCGGCGTGAACACCTACGCCTCCCTCGCCGCCCGGCGACGGGCCAGAGCAGGCACCGCCGGCCCATGGAGCCGGGACTTGAGCACGCGGGGGTCAAGCTGATGGCGAGAAGTTCAACCGGTCGGCTCAGCCGTGTCGTTCAGGCCGTGATGAGCCTGCTCGCACCCAGCTCGTGGCTGCGCTACGGAAGATCGCCAACTTCTTCGGCTACGACGGGGCGGACATCCAGCGGGCCAGCGTCGGCCGGGGCGTGGCGATGTCGCCGACCGTCTCGATCCGCAACGGCGAGCGGGTGCAGATCGGCGACGGCTGCCACCTCGGTCAGTGGACCTCGATCTGGGCCGGCGACACCCACGGTCGCATCGTCATCGGTGACCACGCACTGCTCGCCCCACATGTGTTCATCACCGCGTCGGACTACGACTTCGACCCGGCGACGGCCCGGTGATGGATCTGCCGAAGCGCGAGGCCGACATCTACATCGGTGCCAACACCTGGCTCGGAGCCAACGTCGTTGTGGTGGCCGGGGTGAGGCATCGGCGACGGCGCGATCGTCGCCGGCCGGATCGGTGGTCACCCCGCGACGTGCCGGCGGGCAGTGTTGGTGGCCGGAGTGCCGGCTCGGGTTATCCGTCAACGCGGCGCGGCACCGGGAGTCTCCGATCATCGGCCGGAGGCCCAGTGAGCGACGCTGAAGTCTCCATCGTTCATTGTTCTGTACAACTTGCCAGGAGTGGATCCGCCGCTGCCTCGACTCGATTCCGGCCGCGGCTTTGCCGATCGGACCGCGGAAGATCGTCGTTCGTCGACCAAACGCCTCTCGGGGCCCGGACTCCAGCGCCCGACATCGTTGGCCGGCCGATTACCCAGAGGTGATGCTGGCTTCGCAACACCAGCAATCTCGGCTTCGCCGGGGCGCGGTAAATCAAGGAGTGGCCGCCGCCAGCGCGCCCTGGGTGCTGCTGCTGAACCCGGACACCGAAGCCCAGCCGGGTACCGGGACGCGCGACCGAGATCGTCATGCTGCGTCCCCCCAGCGGAGGCACCGGGCTGGAACTGGCCAGGTTCATCCGGCCCGACCACGTGGTCGGCTCACCCGCCCGCCATGGCGAATGACTGGGCCTTCGCAACATATGTTTCGAGATCAGCGACCTGCGGGCGACCGTCGCCGGCTTGGCCGCGGACGGATACGGGCTGGTCGGCGGCATCGGAGAACACGAGGGCAGCTGGCTGATGGCCTACGTCCGCGGACCCGAGGGGATCGTCGTCTCACTGGCCGAGCGGATCGGCTGACCGCCGACGCGCAGACGGCCAACGCGGCGGGTAATCGCGGCGGGTAATCCGGTTGCCCAGCGCGTCGGGGGTGTGACATCGTTGCCATCGCCGCGATTTAGTCGTGATTCAACGTCGGGAGGTGACACCCATGTACGCAGTATCCGTAGTGGGCGCTCCCTCCAGTGCACGATCGCGCGACTGACCTAGTTTGCGACCGACGTAATCGCCACCGGAGCGCCCACCAAGCACTTCGCGAGAGGCGACCCATGAACGCAACACCCTTTTCAAATCAGCACAACACCTCGACGACCCCCGCTGACCGGTCGAGCTCGGAACAGCATCAGCCAGAGGGGATTCCACGTCTCGAACGGCACCGCGGGCGAACGCGCGCTTGTCCTCGGCGGCGGCGGATCGACCGGCAACGCGTGGCTCATCGGCGTCATCGCCGGCCTCAGCGCGGCTGGGCTCGATGTGACCGAAGCCGATCTGATCATCGGGACCTCGGCCGGATCGACCCGCGGCGGCGCAGATCAGCGGCCGCCTCCCCGAACGAGTTGCTCGCCGCCATCCTCGACGCGGCATCCCAGCCGTCGACGACGGCGCCTGGACGCGACCGCAGGCCGCCGGCGATGGGACCAGTGGTCAACCAGCTGCAGCGGTTGCGCGAGATCATCGACTCCGCCGCGGACGTGGCCGACCTGCGCCGCAGACTGGGGGCGGCGGCGAGTGACCGCGATGCGACGGCGGACGGTCCCCGGCAGCTGCAGTGGCGGGGCCACCGTGGCGGCCCGGCTGCCCGCCAGGGACTGGCCGGACCGCAGGATGTTCATCACTGCGATCGACGCCGACACCGGCGAGCCGGTCGTCTTCGATCGCCACAGTGGAGTCGAGCTGGTGGATGCCATCGCGGCCAGCTGCACAACGGCTTCGGACTCCCGCCCTACCGCATCGGGCGACCGCCGATACCTCGACGGCGGCTACCGATCCAACGCCGAGAACGCCGATCTGGCACTCGGATACGGACGGGTACTCGTGCTCTCACCGTTCGGCGGAAGGTCACTGCATCCGCCGGCCTGGGGCACGCATCTGGCCACCCAGATCGAGGAGCTTCGCGCCCACGGCAGCCGGGTGGAGACCATCTTCCCCGACCCCGACGCCGGAGCACATGTTCGGTGCGAATGCGATGGATCTGTCGCTGCGCCCGGCCGCCGCCCGAGCCGGCTTCGAGCAGGGAAGAGCCCGGGCCGAACTACTCGCCCCGTTCTGGCGCTTGAGGTGCTGATAGCCGCCGACTGGCTGCGGCTGGGTGGGCGCCGGGCCGAGAACGTCGAACCGCGGGCGGGCTGCACCGGTGCGAATTTGGCCAGGCCAATGGCCGGCATGTCGATGTAGATCGACTCCATCGCCCCGCTGCGGGAGTACGTCTCATGCCAGAAGCCGTGCCTGCGCGGTCCTGCAGCAGCCTCGGGTGATTGCCTGGATACGATCGGGCCGTGCTGATCTACTCGATGGGCGTCTCCGTGGACGGCTACATCGCCGATCGTGACGGTAATTTCGGGTGGAGCCCCCGAGCGACGAGCTCTTCGCCTTCCACCTCGCGCGCGTAAGTGGGCTCGGCTCCTACCTCTGCGGCCGCCGGCTCTACGAGACGATGCTGCCCTGGGAGACCGAGCCCGCGATGCGCGAGACCGAACTGGGCGCCGAATTCGCCGACGTCTGGGCTGCACTACCGAAGGTCGTCTTCAGCCGAACCCTGGATAGCGTCCAGGGAAACGCCCGCCTGGCGCGCTCGTCGGTGGCTGAGGAGATCGCCACGGCGCTGGGCGAGACCGGGAACGGCGCGACAGGGAAGGACGAGATCGGGAAGGACGCCGAGATCGGCGGCCCCGGGCTCGCCGCCGCGGCGATCGAACTCGGCCTGGTCGATGAGCTGCGTATCTTCCGCCTGCCGATCCTGGTCGTGGCGGCACGCCCTACCTACCTGTGACGGCCGAGGAGACACCCCTCGACCTCATCGAGACCAGAACCTTCGACTCACACGTGATCTACGAGCGCTACCGGCGCGCCCGCCCCGACTCACCCTGAAGATCTCCACCGGATTCGTCCGGGACGGCCTCAGCTGCGGCGGTAGCGAATATGGGTGGTCAGAGGGGAGTGAAGCACCTCGACCGGCTCGAAGCCGAAGGACTCAACACCGTCGAAGATGCGCTCGCCGGAACCGAGCAGCACGGGCGCGATGTTCGAGGGTCAGCTCATCGATCACCCCGGCCGCGAGTGCCTGCCGGACCGTCCGAGGCTCCACCGGCGATGTCCACCCCGCTATCCCAGCCGCCTCAGATGCGGCGGCGTAGGCGGCGTCGAAACCCTCGTGACGAAGTGAAAGGTCGTCCCGCCATCCATCGGGATCGGATCATGGCGGTGGTGGGTCAGCACGAAGACCGGCGCGTGGTACGGCGGTTCGGGACCCCACCAGCCCGACCAGTCTTCCTCGTCCCACTCCCCACGGATCGGGCCGTACATGTTGCGCCCCATCACATACGCACCGCGGGGGCGCATGAGCCACCCCGTGGCGAGCTGGTCAGCCTCATTGGCCCGGGGGTCGCCGATGTGCCAGCCGTGCAGCTCCTGCCCCCGCTTGCCCACGGGTTCTCCCGGCTCTGATCCGGTCCGGCGACGAAGCCGTCCAATGAGATGGACATGTGGCAGGTGGTGTCCGACACCGCAACCTCCTGATTGATCGCGACCGTCAGGCCCGATGCTGGATGAAATCGGCCAACCGCGCCGGATCGTCCAACGCTATATAACGTCGGCCGCGAGCGTCGGAGGTCCTGGCGTTCTGGGCAGCCAGAGCCTCGGGGTTGACCGGATACCCGTCCTCGGGCAGGCCGAGCACCCGCTGCCAGACCCGCACATACTTGTCGCGCTGCGGAGCCCAGTCGAGCTCGGCGGCGACGCGGGTGCGGGCGAGGCGCCCCGCCGGCCCGCTCACCGGGGTCGTCGAGCAGCAGCTCCCAAGCCTGCGCGAAACCGGCGAGGTCTCCGGACGGCAGGTAGATCGCGGACTCGCCGGCCGAGACCCGCGTCTCGACCAGGTCGAAGCTGATCACCGGTAAGCAGTAGGCCATGTACTCCATCGTCTTGTTCATCGTCGAGACGTCATTGAGAGGGCTCTTCGGGTCGGGGCAGATACCGATGTCGGCCGTCGAGAGGTAGTCAGCGATCTCGGGGGCGGCGACCCGACCGGTGAAGGTCACGTACTCGTCGAGGTTGAGTTCGACGGCCAGCTCCTTCAGCTCCTCGAGGCAATCGCCGAAGCCGAGCAGCGCCAGGTGACAGTCCTGGCGGCCGCGGCCGTGGACGAGTTCGGCGAGGGCCCGCAGCGCCTGGTCGACGCCGTCCTGCGGCCCCATGATGCCGAGGTACACGGCCAGTCGCTCCTGCCCACCGCGCAGTGCCGGGACCGGCTCGACCGGGCGCATCACCGTGGTGTCCGGTCCGCTGCGCACGACGGTGACCGTCTGCGGGTCACGCCCGCCGCGGTTCAGCGCGATGCTGGTAGGACTCGTTGGTGGAGATGACCTCGTGCGCGGTCCGGTAGGTCATCTT contains:
- a CDS encoding patatin-like phospholipase family protein encodes the protein MAGLSAAGLDVTEADLIIGTSAGSTRGGADQRPPPRTSCSPPSSTRHPSRRRRRLDATAGRRRWDQWSTSCSGCARSSTPPRTWPTCAADWGRRRVTAMRRRTVPGSCSGGATVAARLPARDWPDRRMFITAIDADTGEPVVFDRHSGVELVDAIAASCTTASDSRPTASGDRRYLDGGYRSNAENADLALGYGRVLVLSPFGGRSLHPPAWGTHLATQIEELRAHGSRVETIFPDPDAGAHVRCECDGSVAAPGRRPSRLRAGKSPGRTTRPVLALEVLIAADWLRLGGRRAENVEPRAGCTGANLARPMAGMSM